From a region of the Cygnus atratus isolate AKBS03 ecotype Queensland, Australia chromosome 3, CAtr_DNAZoo_HiC_assembly, whole genome shotgun sequence genome:
- the MCHR2 gene encoding melanin-concentrating hormone receptor 2 isoform X1: MRGLAIMVQMCLPYAAHTLLQEGPVSTMLYKTDRYGLNFFFSSWSKNKKNYITCKKGTVDKQVLEWKASLPGDQCCRDNHPSLSDWNYLFNRLSWKYPHCVHNNKNSEENYPRYLHLQSGYSRFGSYHRHALPHSPMGMWRRVGVWQPSLYHHYLPGHMQPVYMQCRYDCNEFGQTVILAFMIIPCTFGDG; this comes from the exons ATGAGAG GTCTTGCCATCATGGTACAGATGTGCTTACCGTATGCAGCACATACATTGCTTCAGGAAGGGCCTGTCTCAACTATGCTTTACAAAACTGACAGatatggtctgaatttcttcttcagttcttGGTCCAA aaataagaaaaattacatCACTTGCAAGAAGGGCACTGTTGATAAACAG GTCTTGGAATGGAAAGCATCATTACCAGGTGATCAGTGCTGCAGAGACAATCATCCTTCCCTCTCTGATTGGAATTATCTGTTCAACAGGCTTAGTTGGAAATATCCTCATTGTGTTCACAATAATAAG AACTCAGAAGAAAACTATCCCAGATATCTACATCTGCAATCTGGCTATAGCAGATTTGGTTCATATCATCGGCATGCCCTTCCTCATTCACCAATGGGCATGTGGAGGCGAGTGGGTGTTTGGCAGCCTTCTTTGTACCATCATTACCTCCCTGGACACATGCAACCAGTTTACATGCAGTGCCGTTATGACTGCAATGAGTTTGGACAG actgTCATCTTGGCTTTCATGATCATACCATGTACTTTTGGTGATGGCTga
- the MCHR2 gene encoding melanin-concentrating hormone receptor 2 isoform X2, whose protein sequence is MVQMCLPYAAHTLLQEGPVSTMLYKTDRYGLNFFFSSWSKNKKNYITCKKGTVDKQVLEWKASLPGDQCCRDNHPSLSDWNYLFNRLSWKYPHCVHNNKNSEENYPRYLHLQSGYSRFGSYHRHALPHSPMGMWRRVGVWQPSLYHHYLPGHMQPVYMQCRYDCNEFGQTVILAFMIIPCTFGDG, encoded by the exons ATGGTACAGATGTGCTTACCGTATGCAGCACATACATTGCTTCAGGAAGGGCCTGTCTCAACTATGCTTTACAAAACTGACAGatatggtctgaatttcttcttcagttcttGGTCCAA aaataagaaaaattacatCACTTGCAAGAAGGGCACTGTTGATAAACAG GTCTTGGAATGGAAAGCATCATTACCAGGTGATCAGTGCTGCAGAGACAATCATCCTTCCCTCTCTGATTGGAATTATCTGTTCAACAGGCTTAGTTGGAAATATCCTCATTGTGTTCACAATAATAAG AACTCAGAAGAAAACTATCCCAGATATCTACATCTGCAATCTGGCTATAGCAGATTTGGTTCATATCATCGGCATGCCCTTCCTCATTCACCAATGGGCATGTGGAGGCGAGTGGGTGTTTGGCAGCCTTCTTTGTACCATCATTACCTCCCTGGACACATGCAACCAGTTTACATGCAGTGCCGTTATGACTGCAATGAGTTTGGACAG actgTCATCTTGGCTTTCATGATCATACCATGTACTTTTGGTGATGGCTga
- the MCHR2 gene encoding melanin-concentrating hormone receptor 2 isoform X4 — MRGLAIMVQMCLPYAAHTLLQEGPVSTMLYKTDRYGLNFFFSSWSKNKKNYITCKKGTVDKQVLEWKASLPGDQCCRDNHPSLSDWNYLFNRLSWKYPHCVHNNKVDTWMFQRCKLFFLGWKRIVQLISMA; from the exons ATGAGAG GTCTTGCCATCATGGTACAGATGTGCTTACCGTATGCAGCACATACATTGCTTCAGGAAGGGCCTGTCTCAACTATGCTTTACAAAACTGACAGatatggtctgaatttcttcttcagttcttGGTCCAA aaataagaaaaattacatCACTTGCAAGAAGGGCACTGTTGATAAACAG GTCTTGGAATGGAAAGCATCATTACCAGGTGATCAGTGCTGCAGAGACAATCATCCTTCCCTCTCTGATTGGAATTATCTGTTCAACAGGCTTAGTTGGAAATATCCTCATTGTGTTCACAATAATAAG GTAGATACTTGGATGTTTCAGAGATGCAAATTATTCTTCCTTGGGTGGAAAAGAATTGTCCAGTTAATATCTATGGCCTGA